In Nitratiruptor sp. YY09-18, a single window of DNA contains:
- the rpsF gene encoding 30S ribosomal protein S6, translated as MRHYETLFVLKPTLTDEEKKVKLEFIKGVIENNGGEIVATEDVGVRKLAYPIEKFERGHYYIIYFKAPSHTVRELERIYRITEDVIRFLTIKYETNKDIRAWEKMVERAKKLSGKSQETKEETTQEA; from the coding sequence ATGCGACATTACGAGACACTGTTTGTGCTCAAGCCAACTCTTACTGATGAAGAGAAGAAAGTAAAGCTAGAATTTATCAAAGGCGTCATCGAGAATAATGGCGGCGAAATTGTAGCAACTGAAGATGTGGGTGTGAGAAAACTTGCTTACCCTATCGAAAAGTTTGAGCGAGGACACTACTACATTATCTATTTCAAAGCTCCTTCACACACAGTCAGAGAGCTTGAGAGAATCTACAGAATTACAGAAGATGTAATCAGATTCCTTACAATCAAATATGAAACAAACAAAGATATCCGCGCTTGGGAAAAGATGGTCGAAAGAGCAAAAAAGCTCTCAGGCAAATCTCAAGAGACTAAAGAAGAAACCACACAAGAAGCTTAA
- the holA gene encoding DNA polymerase III subunit delta codes for MYKAQFDKHNKSHKAYLFWGEEPYYIQKYGQDTAQKIGNENSMKLYFEEYDYESAKNYLSQASLFGDINLLHIKHDKALPKKELTSLLEICQKTPNSYLIYELYGSDGKKIANLFDAKHGGVHVRFFKPQLHEAKAELLSFAQQKNIPIDSFTIEHMLTLLDNNLSYALKELEKLSLLDRKIEPKDVDSLVYAINPLQLEKLYMAIIKKEPIHTYLEKILEEEQNEMRILLGLENFLQQLFMIYAYIRLHGSFDSSAVLGYKLPKRIEEERIALAMRIKKYPQIFLHLQDCELRLKTQSAIDKQGLLLSCLIKLQEYF; via the coding sequence ATGTACAAAGCGCAGTTTGATAAACATAATAAAAGCCATAAAGCCTATCTCTTTTGGGGCGAAGAGCCATACTATATCCAAAAGTATGGGCAAGATACTGCACAAAAGATTGGCAATGAAAACAGTATGAAGCTCTACTTTGAAGAGTATGATTATGAGAGCGCCAAAAACTATCTCTCTCAAGCATCTCTCTTTGGGGATATTAATCTGCTGCACATCAAACACGATAAAGCTCTTCCAAAAAAGGAGCTCACCTCTCTTCTTGAGATTTGTCAAAAGACTCCAAATAGCTATCTTATCTATGAACTCTACGGTAGTGATGGCAAAAAAATTGCGAATCTCTTTGATGCAAAGCATGGCGGTGTACATGTACGCTTTTTCAAACCTCAGCTCCATGAAGCCAAGGCTGAACTCCTCAGCTTCGCACAACAAAAAAATATCCCTATAGACTCCTTTACGATTGAGCACATGCTCACTCTCCTTGATAACAATCTTTCATACGCTCTCAAAGAGCTTGAAAAGCTCTCTTTGCTAGATCGAAAAATTGAACCAAAAGATGTGGATAGTCTCGTCTATGCAATAAACCCCTTGCAGCTTGAAAAGCTCTATATGGCGATTATTAAAAAAGAACCTATTCATACATATCTAGAAAAGATTTTGGAAGAGGAACAAAACGAGATGCGCATTCTTTTAGGTTTAGAAAACTTCTTGCAGCAACTCTTTATGATCTATGCTTATATTCGACTCCATGGAAGTTTTGATAGCAGTGCAGTTTTGGGCTATAAACTTCCTAAAAGAATAGAAGAGGAGCGCATAGCTCTTGCAATGCGTATCAAAAAATACCCTCAAATATTTCTCCACCTCCAAGACTGCGAGCTGCGGCTCAAGACGCAGAGTGCAATAGACAAGCAAGGATTGTTGCTTTCATGTTTAATAAAACTTCAAGAATATTTTTGA